One genomic segment of Bradyrhizobium diazoefficiens includes these proteins:
- a CDS encoding polysaccharide deacetylase family protein, with the protein MRNALGLMLASVLAAVVIAAGGWFYYSLRADQGAPKTVAARAADRLPAPAKLAAKDDVETTATVAAKPATLAQATAPAPAPVMPVQPKQACANPNALGVSRVVEIDTTGGPGFGFDHFKQFDFLTDKEVVLTFDDGPWPVNTPAVLKALADECTKGLFFSVGKHATYHPEILRQVLAQGHTVGTHTWSHVNLNGKKMTEQMAKDEVEKGISAVKYALGTDPAPFFRFPQLQHNPAIVTYFGTRNVAMFSTDIDSFDFRKGATPEKIIETVMGRLDKLGKGIILMHDFQKHTGEAMPALLARLKAGGYKVVQIKAKTTLQSLPEYDEALLKELKVPTASTSLRPISSVVQTVSQ; encoded by the coding sequence ATGCGTAATGCGTTGGGCCTGATGCTGGCCAGTGTCCTTGCGGCGGTCGTGATCGCCGCCGGCGGTTGGTTTTATTATTCCTTGCGCGCCGATCAGGGCGCGCCCAAGACAGTTGCCGCCCGTGCCGCCGATCGGCTGCCGGCACCGGCGAAACTCGCCGCCAAGGACGATGTCGAGACCACCGCCACGGTCGCGGCCAAGCCGGCAACGCTTGCTCAAGCAACGGCGCCTGCGCCCGCCCCGGTCATGCCGGTGCAGCCGAAGCAGGCCTGCGCCAATCCGAACGCGCTCGGCGTCTCCCGCGTGGTCGAGATCGACACCACCGGCGGCCCCGGCTTCGGCTTCGATCACTTCAAGCAATTCGACTTCCTCACCGACAAGGAGGTCGTGCTGACCTTCGACGACGGTCCCTGGCCGGTGAACACGCCCGCGGTGCTGAAGGCGCTCGCGGATGAATGCACCAAGGGACTGTTCTTCTCGGTCGGCAAGCATGCGACCTATCATCCGGAAATCCTGCGCCAGGTGCTGGCCCAGGGCCACACGGTCGGCACGCACACCTGGTCGCACGTCAATCTGAACGGCAAGAAGATGACCGAGCAGATGGCCAAGGACGAGGTCGAAAAGGGCATCAGCGCGGTGAAATACGCGCTCGGCACCGACCCGGCGCCGTTCTTCCGCTTCCCGCAGCTTCAACACAATCCTGCGATCGTGACCTATTTCGGCACCCGCAACGTCGCGATGTTCTCGACCGATATCGACTCCTTCGACTTCCGCAAGGGCGCCACGCCGGAGAAGATCATCGAGACCGTGATGGGAAGGCTCGACAAGCTCGGCAAGGGCATCATCCTGATGCACGATTTCCAGAAGCACACCGGCGAAGCCATGCCGGCGCTGCTCGCGCGGCTGAAGGCCGGCGGCTACAAGGTCGTGCAGATCAAGGCCAAGACGACCCTTCAGTCACTGCCGGAATATGACGAGGCGTTGCTGAAGGAGTTGAAGGTGCCGACCGCGAGCACGAGCCTGCGTCCGATATCGAGCGTGGTGCAGACGGTTTCGCAGTAA
- a CDS encoding MFS transporter produces the protein MTEQPNRQKIAADGITAPLRYTVFRRIWLASLLSNLGLLIQGVGAAWAMTQMAASADKVALVQTALMLPIMLISMPAGAIADMYDRRIVTLISLLIALTGATALTVLAGLNLITPETLLAFCFVVGSGNALFGPAWQSSVSEQVPPDALPSAVALNGISYNIARSFGPAVGGVIVAALGAVAAFACNAVLYLPLLVVLLLWRRSTEPSRLPREKLNRAMVSGFRYITNSPPIKIVLLRTLVMGLIGGAIMALMPLVARDLLHGGAQTYGIMLGAFGMGAVIGALNIHELRKRMSGEAAIRACTISMAFAMAALAVSREPVLTAAALVLAGAVWMAAVALFNIGVQLSAPRWVAGRSLAAFQASISGGIAIGAWGWGHLTDYAGVEIALLVAAGLMLISPLLGIWLTMPRVGARNEDADVLADPEVKLSITGRSGPLVVEIEYRVAQENARAFHNVMQDVQLSRQRNGAYGWSIARDIADPELWTERYHCPTWFDYLRQRNRSTQSERALHQQAIDFHIGPEPVRIRRMLERPFGSVRWKEETPDRASAEVLPVVATAAGSST, from the coding sequence ATGACCGAGCAGCCGAACCGCCAGAAAATTGCGGCCGACGGCATCACCGCGCCGCTGCGCTACACCGTGTTCCGTCGCATCTGGCTGGCCAGCCTGCTCTCCAATCTTGGCCTCCTGATCCAGGGCGTGGGCGCGGCCTGGGCGATGACGCAGATGGCGGCCTCGGCGGACAAGGTGGCGCTGGTGCAGACCGCGCTGATGCTGCCGATCATGCTGATTTCGATGCCGGCCGGTGCCATCGCCGACATGTATGACCGCCGCATCGTGACGCTGATTTCGCTGCTGATTGCGCTGACCGGCGCAACCGCGCTGACGGTGCTGGCCGGACTCAATCTCATCACGCCGGAGACGCTGCTCGCCTTCTGCTTCGTCGTCGGCAGCGGCAATGCGCTGTTCGGACCGGCCTGGCAATCCTCGGTCAGCGAGCAGGTGCCGCCCGACGCATTGCCGTCGGCCGTCGCGCTGAACGGCATCAGCTACAACATCGCGCGCAGCTTCGGCCCCGCGGTCGGCGGCGTCATCGTCGCCGCACTCGGCGCGGTCGCGGCGTTTGCCTGCAATGCGGTGCTCTATCTGCCGCTGCTGGTGGTGCTGCTGCTCTGGCGGCGCAGCACCGAGCCGTCGCGCCTGCCGCGGGAAAAGCTCAACCGCGCCATGGTGTCCGGCTTCCGCTACATCACCAATTCGCCGCCGATCAAGATCGTGCTGCTGCGCACGCTGGTGATGGGCCTGATCGGCGGCGCCATTATGGCACTGATGCCGCTGGTCGCCCGCGACCTGCTGCATGGCGGCGCGCAGACTTACGGCATCATGCTCGGCGCCTTCGGCATGGGCGCCGTGATCGGTGCGCTCAACATTCACGAGCTGCGCAAGCGCATGAGCGGCGAAGCCGCGATCCGCGCCTGCACCATATCGATGGCGTTCGCGATGGCCGCGCTTGCCGTCAGCAGGGAGCCGGTGCTGACCGCGGCGGCGCTGGTGCTCGCCGGCGCAGTCTGGATGGCGGCGGTGGCGCTGTTCAACATCGGCGTCCAGCTCTCGGCGCCGCGCTGGGTCGCCGGCCGCTCGCTCGCCGCGTTCCAGGCCTCGATTTCAGGCGGCATCGCGATCGGCGCCTGGGGCTGGGGCCATCTCACCGACTACGCCGGCGTCGAGATCGCGCTGCTGGTTGCCGCTGGCTTGATGCTGATCTCGCCGCTACTCGGGATCTGGCTCACGATGCCGCGCGTCGGCGCGCGCAATGAAGATGCCGACGTGCTGGCCGATCCCGAGGTGAAGCTGTCGATCACCGGGCGCAGCGGCCCGCTGGTGGTCGAGATCGAATACCGCGTCGCCCAGGAGAATGCGCGCGCCTTCCACAACGTGATGCAGGACGTGCAGCTCTCAAGACAGCGCAACGGCGCCTATGGTTGGTCGATCGCCCGCGACATCGCCGACCCGGAATTGTGGACCGAGCGCTATCACTGCCCGACCTGGTTCGATTATCTGCGTCAGCGCAACCGCTCGACCCAGTCCGAACGCGCGCTGCATCAGCAGGCGATCGATTTCCACATCGGGCCCGAGCCGGTGCGGATCCGCCGCATGCTGGAGCGTCCGTTCGGCTCGGTGCGCTGGAAGGAAGAGACGCCGGATCGCGCAAGCGCCGAGGTGCTGCCGGTGGTCGCGACCGCGGCGGGAAGCAGCACGTAG
- a CDS encoding hydrolase, giving the protein MKLSRRMILQGAGSLPFAVASLRKGALAQAAPDGEVPPILFVHGNGDYDALWITTLWRMESNAIARDRMMAINFTDPLARTDDKVEEANRSSTEDQRRELAAAIAELKRRTGAPRVALVGSSRGGYAIRNVIKNGGAGDVSHAVLCGTPNHGVFATDDQPNSEFNGRGAFLRGLNEGESEVTPGVAFLTLRSDGMDKYAQPDGRFIGKPGMPTGITAEGPELKGATNLVLGALDHRELAFHPRAFREIYKFIAGREPVRIAIVPEQSVRLGGLVTGTPGGVPTNRPVAGATVEIFRVDPDTGERNGGAVHSAKTGADGRWGPVQVDPSWSLEFVLTSPDAPTTHIYRSPFPRSSDLVHLRPARPLGPADKDAGAVLIMSRPRGYFGLPRDVVLLDGKEPADVKPGVPTDSTATLRLPASEIGRNIVAQFGEERIVARAWPAAENRIAVAELTY; this is encoded by the coding sequence ATGAAGCTGTCGCGACGGATGATCTTGCAGGGGGCGGGCAGCCTGCCTTTCGCCGTTGCGAGCTTGCGGAAGGGCGCGCTGGCCCAGGCGGCGCCGGATGGCGAGGTGCCGCCGATCCTGTTCGTCCACGGCAATGGCGATTACGACGCGCTCTGGATCACGACCCTGTGGCGGATGGAATCCAACGCCATCGCACGAGATCGCATGATGGCGATCAATTTCACCGATCCTCTTGCCAGGACGGACGACAAGGTCGAGGAGGCGAACCGCTCCTCGACCGAGGATCAGCGCCGCGAGCTCGCTGCTGCCATCGCGGAATTGAAACGCCGCACCGGAGCACCTCGCGTGGCGCTGGTCGGCAGCTCGCGCGGCGGCTATGCGATCCGCAACGTCATCAAGAACGGCGGGGCCGGCGATGTCAGCCATGCCGTCTTGTGCGGCACGCCCAATCACGGCGTGTTCGCAACCGACGATCAGCCCAACAGCGAGTTCAACGGTCGCGGCGCGTTCCTGCGCGGCCTGAACGAGGGCGAGAGCGAGGTGACACCGGGCGTTGCCTTCCTCACCTTGCGCAGCGACGGCATGGACAAATATGCACAACCCGACGGCCGTTTCATCGGCAAGCCCGGCATGCCGACCGGCATCACCGCAGAAGGCCCAGAGCTGAAGGGCGCCACCAATCTCGTGCTCGGCGCGCTCGACCATCGCGAACTGGCGTTTCACCCGCGCGCCTTCCGCGAGATCTACAAATTCATCGCCGGCCGTGAGCCCGTCCGGATCGCGATCGTGCCGGAGCAGAGCGTCAGGCTGGGCGGCCTCGTCACGGGCACGCCCGGCGGCGTGCCGACCAATCGTCCGGTCGCGGGTGCAACCGTCGAAATATTCCGCGTCGACCCTGATACCGGTGAGCGCAATGGCGGCGCGGTGCACAGCGCCAAGACCGGCGCCGACGGACGCTGGGGACCGGTGCAGGTCGATCCTTCCTGGTCGCTCGAATTCGTGCTGACGTCGCCGGACGCGCCGACGACGCACATCTATCGCTCGCCATTCCCGCGCTCGTCCGACCTCGTCCATTTGCGCCCCGCGCGCCCGCTCGGACCGGCAGACAAGGACGCCGGTGCGGTCCTCATCATGTCGCGACCGCGCGGCTATTTCGGCCTGCCGCGGGATGTGGTGCTGCTCGACGGCAAGGAGCCAGCCGACGTCAAGCCGGGCGTGCCTACGGATTCGACAGCAACACTGCGCCTTCCGGCCAGCGAAATCGGGCGTAACATCGTGGCTCAGTTCGGCGAAGAGCGGATTGTGGCCCGCGCCTGGCCGGCCGCCGAGAACAGGATTGCGGTTGCCGAATTGACTTACTAG
- a CDS encoding cytochrome P450, which produces MNIASVRRPIIPPAPPRAPDDMSFFGRLAVIRHNMIATWGQRAYEEEVIKGRFFLRDSFILNQPDAIRHVLLSNYENYSRTPAGIRMLRPVLGDGLLIAEGHSWTFQRRTLAPAFTPRATANLVPHMTAVLDETIAKLDAQTGNPVDLREIMQRMTLEIAGRTMFSFGMDRHGTTLRNFIMEYAARLGRPYFLDMVLPVSWPSPMDFARARFRKRWTEFVAMLIAERRKVGKKDGAPPRDLFDLMDEARDPETGKGFSDEQLVDEVATMILAGHETTATALFWALYLLALDPETQEEVASETSGEHLDSMADIDRQKFTRAVIDETMRLYPPAFLIARAAREKDNAAGVEIAKGDIIMIAPWLLHRHEKLWDQPNAFIPKRFMSKEPPDRFAYLPFGAGPRVCIGAPFAQAESVLALARLIGAFRVELADRIPVIPHGVVTTQPDHSPMFRITRR; this is translated from the coding sequence ATGAATATCGCCAGCGTGCGTCGGCCCATCATCCCTCCGGCACCGCCGCGTGCGCCCGACGACATGTCGTTCTTTGGCCGGCTTGCCGTGATCCGGCACAACATGATCGCAACCTGGGGGCAGCGCGCCTATGAGGAAGAGGTCATCAAGGGCCGCTTTTTCCTCCGCGACAGCTTTATTCTGAACCAGCCGGATGCGATCCGGCATGTCCTGCTCAGCAACTACGAGAATTATTCGCGCACGCCGGCCGGCATCCGCATGCTGCGTCCGGTGCTCGGGGACGGCCTCCTGATTGCGGAAGGGCATTCCTGGACGTTTCAGCGCCGCACGCTGGCACCGGCCTTCACGCCGCGCGCGACCGCAAACCTCGTTCCGCACATGACGGCCGTACTCGACGAGACCATTGCGAAGCTAGATGCGCAAACAGGCAACCCGGTCGATCTGCGCGAGATCATGCAGCGCATGACGCTCGAGATCGCCGGGCGCACCATGTTCTCGTTCGGCATGGATCGGCATGGCACGACCTTGCGCAACTTCATCATGGAATATGCCGCGCGATTGGGACGGCCGTATTTTCTCGATATGGTGCTGCCCGTATCCTGGCCGAGCCCGATGGATTTTGCGCGAGCGCGATTCCGCAAGCGCTGGACCGAATTCGTCGCGATGCTGATCGCCGAGCGGCGCAAGGTCGGCAAGAAGGACGGCGCGCCGCCGCGCGACCTGTTCGATCTCATGGACGAGGCGCGCGATCCCGAGACCGGCAAGGGCTTTTCCGACGAGCAGCTCGTCGACGAAGTCGCAACCATGATCCTCGCCGGGCACGAAACCACCGCGACCGCGCTGTTCTGGGCACTCTATCTGCTCGCGCTCGATCCGGAGACCCAGGAGGAGGTGGCGTCCGAGACAAGCGGCGAGCATCTCGACAGCATGGCCGACATCGATCGCCAGAAATTCACCCGTGCCGTGATCGATGAGACCATGCGGCTCTATCCGCCCGCCTTCCTGATCGCGCGGGCCGCGCGCGAGAAGGACAATGCCGCCGGCGTCGAGATCGCCAAGGGTGACATCATCATGATCGCACCGTGGCTCTTACACCGGCACGAGAAGCTGTGGGATCAGCCGAACGCGTTCATCCCCAAGCGCTTCATGTCGAAGGAGCCGCCCGACCGCTTCGCCTATCTGCCGTTCGGCGCGGGGCCGCGCGTCTGCATCGGCGCGCCGTTCGCGCAGGCCGAATCCGTGCTGGCGCTGGCGCGCCTGATCGGTGCGTTCCGCGTCGAATTGGCCGACCGCATTCCCGTGATCCCGCATGGTGTCGTCACGACCCAGCCGGACCACTCACCTATGTTCCGCATCACGCGTCGGTGA
- a CDS encoding adenylate/guanylate cyclase domain-containing protein, whose protein sequence is MSDIQAQLSVLKQTADSAVVEAIAQLIAHGHDRDLNRINALDFADRTGLDQEKVISGFLHASRLGLFDMSWNVLCPGCGGVLGAHATLKSLKHEDYNCALCAAGYEASVDEMVEVAFTVSPRVRRIGAHDPDTLPIWEYVRQMFWSSGVDINEESFARLINEVTLEALELPAGEKAILSLNLPGQFIIIFEPVTHSAHFLDVQGEPTSERQQLSIMFNKLEAPTGTTVMRPGPLRLTLENQSDNRVLPSVWIAADALHEMIGKRKPILTAKRMLSNQTFRDVFKADNLNVDQRLKITSLTFLFTDLKGSTALYERVGDLSAFDLVRAHFRALLEIIAAEKGAVVKTIGDAVMATFIKPEHAITAGLRMRAAMDELNKQRGANDLVLKIGIHEGPCLAVMLNERQDYFGQTVNIAARVQSLSTAQEIHITGPVLDAPAVAEILQQREIRPIQKQAALRGIADKMVVYEIP, encoded by the coding sequence ATGAGCGACATCCAGGCCCAGTTATCCGTTCTGAAGCAGACCGCCGATTCGGCCGTCGTCGAGGCCATCGCGCAGCTGATCGCCCATGGTCATGATCGCGATCTCAACCGCATCAATGCGCTGGATTTTGCCGACCGTACCGGGCTCGATCAGGAGAAGGTCATTTCCGGATTCCTGCACGCCTCGCGGCTCGGCCTGTTCGACATGAGCTGGAACGTGCTGTGTCCCGGCTGCGGCGGAGTCTTGGGTGCGCATGCGACGTTGAAATCGCTGAAGCACGAGGATTACAATTGCGCACTCTGTGCAGCTGGATACGAGGCGTCCGTCGACGAGATGGTCGAGGTCGCTTTCACCGTCAGTCCGCGAGTCCGCCGCATCGGGGCTCACGATCCCGACACGCTGCCGATCTGGGAGTATGTGCGGCAGATGTTCTGGAGCTCCGGCGTCGACATCAACGAGGAATCGTTTGCGCGCCTGATCAACGAAGTGACGCTCGAAGCACTCGAATTGCCTGCCGGCGAAAAGGCGATCCTCTCGCTGAACCTGCCCGGCCAGTTCATCATCATCTTCGAGCCTGTCACCCATTCTGCTCATTTCCTGGACGTTCAGGGCGAGCCGACCAGCGAACGGCAGCAGCTTTCGATCATGTTCAACAAGCTGGAGGCGCCCACGGGAACCACGGTGATGCGTCCCGGGCCGCTGCGCCTCACGCTCGAGAATCAATCAGACAATCGCGTACTGCCCTCGGTCTGGATTGCCGCCGACGCGCTGCATGAGATGATCGGCAAGCGCAAGCCGATCCTGACCGCCAAGCGGATGTTGTCCAATCAGACATTCCGCGATGTCTTCAAGGCCGACAATCTCAATGTCGACCAGCGATTGAAGATCACGTCGCTGACCTTCCTCTTCACCGATCTGAAGGGGTCGACGGCGCTGTACGAGCGGGTCGGCGATCTCAGTGCCTTTGACCTCGTCCGCGCGCACTTTCGCGCGCTGCTGGAGATCATTGCCGCCGAGAAGGGTGCGGTTGTGAAGACGATCGGCGATGCCGTCATGGCGACCTTCATCAAACCTGAGCACGCAATCACCGCGGGACTACGCATGCGCGCAGCCATGGATGAATTGAACAAGCAGCGTGGCGCCAACGATCTCGTTCTCAAGATCGGCATCCATGAAGGCCCGTGCCTCGCGGTCATGCTCAACGAGCGGCAGGATTATTTCGGCCAGACCGTCAACATCGCCGCGCGCGTGCAGAGCCTGTCGACCGCGCAGGAGATCCACATCACCGGGCCGGTGCTGGATGCGCCCGCGGTCGCCGAAATCCTCCAGCAGCGCGAGATCAGACCGATCCAGAAACAGGCCGCGCTGCGCGGCATCGCCGACAAAATGGTGGTGTACGAGATTCCGTGA
- a CDS encoding TerB family tellurite resistance protein: protein MLDGLRQFIADIVAPHDQNRAFDESDYRLAATALLVHVVSLDGAPTAAEQRKLHSLIESHFGLDRGTADRLIADATQVEGEAVDLYHFTSVIMRSLDEEARKRIVRMMWELVYADGEVTEFEDNVVWRASDLLGISQRDRIDLKHAVAEHAGGRNGGQVRDDALGR from the coding sequence ATGCTCGACGGCCTGCGCCAATTCATCGCCGACATTGTCGCCCCGCATGACCAGAATCGCGCATTCGACGAGAGCGACTATCGGCTGGCGGCGACCGCGTTGCTGGTCCACGTGGTCTCGCTGGATGGTGCGCCGACGGCGGCCGAGCAGCGCAAGCTGCACAGCCTGATCGAAAGCCATTTTGGATTGGATCGCGGCACCGCCGATCGTCTGATCGCGGATGCCACTCAGGTCGAGGGCGAGGCGGTCGATCTCTATCATTTCACCAGCGTCATCATGCGCTCGCTCGATGAAGAAGCCCGCAAGCGCATCGTCCGGATGATGTGGGAGCTGGTCTATGCCGATGGCGAGGTCACCGAGTTCGAGGACAACGTGGTCTGGCGCGCCTCCGACCTGCTCGGCATCTCCCAGCGCGACCGGATCGACCTGAAGCATGCCGTTGCCGAGCATGCCGGTGGCCGGAATGGTGGTCAGGTCAGGGACGACGCCCTCGGCCGCTGA
- a CDS encoding SDR family NAD(P)-dependent oxidoreductase, with protein MTERVTLITGASAGIGTELARVFAANGHRLALTARRADRLEALANELSSKCGKKPIVIACDLQETDAGDRIAAALAAEGVELDHLVNNAGFGVFGDAVERDRDEQVGIVDVNVRALTDLSLRFADQLIRNKGGLLNVGSVAGFLPGPGMAVYYASKAYVISLTEALRAELAPRGVRVTVLCPGPVPTEFQARAGVGSGHDTALLNVSAAEVAREAYRGLMANKRAVLPGLGTKIVPFALRFLPRGFILFATSRFQRQRH; from the coding sequence GTGACTGAGCGGGTAACGTTGATCACCGGTGCCTCGGCGGGGATAGGCACGGAGCTGGCGCGCGTGTTTGCCGCCAACGGACACCGCCTCGCATTGACGGCGCGCCGGGCTGACCGGCTGGAGGCGCTCGCGAACGAGCTTTCGTCCAAGTGCGGCAAGAAGCCGATCGTGATTGCCTGCGATCTTCAGGAAACGGACGCCGGCGACAGGATCGCCGCGGCGCTTGCGGCTGAAGGCGTCGAGCTCGATCATCTCGTCAACAATGCCGGCTTCGGCGTGTTCGGCGATGCCGTCGAGCGCGACCGCGACGAGCAGGTCGGCATCGTCGACGTCAACGTCCGGGCGCTGACCGACCTGTCGCTGCGCTTTGCCGATCAGCTCATCCGGAATAAGGGCGGTCTGCTCAATGTCGGATCGGTCGCCGGCTTCCTGCCCGGCCCGGGCATGGCCGTCTATTACGCGTCCAAGGCCTACGTGATTTCCCTCACCGAAGCCTTGCGGGCGGAGCTCGCACCGCGCGGCGTTCGCGTCACTGTGCTTTGCCCGGGTCCGGTGCCCACCGAATTCCAGGCGCGCGCCGGCGTCGGCTCCGGACATGACACCGCCCTCCTCAATGTCTCTGCCGCCGAGGTTGCACGTGAAGCCTATCGCGGCCTGATGGCCAACAAGCGGGCAGTGCTGCCCGGCCTCGGCACCAAGATCGTGCCGTTCGCGCTGCGTTTCTTGCCGCGCGGCTTCATCCTGTTCGCCACCAGCCGGTTTCAGCGGCAGCGGCACTGA
- a CDS encoding glutamine amidotransferase, translating to MSFRTDRFGGAELVPFRKRAPGAAASEARLPVLIVLHQESSTPGRVGNALRTLGHRLDIRRPRFGDPLPETLDRHAGAVVFGGPMSANDPDDYIRREIDWIEIPLREQRPFLGICLGAQMLAMQLGARVAPHADALTQIGYYPIRPTAAGRALCPDWPERVYHWHREGFQLPRGAELLAEGDDFPIQAFRTGNAFGVQFHPDVTYAMMHCWTTRGYEGLSAPGARERHHHFADRAVYDAAERAWLDHFIGGWLARRPVLAQAAE from the coding sequence ATGTCGTTCCGGACGGACAGGTTTGGTGGCGCAGAACTGGTGCCCTTCCGAAAGAGGGCGCCGGGCGCCGCTGCCTCGGAAGCCCGGTTGCCGGTTCTGATCGTCCTGCACCAGGAATCCTCGACACCCGGCCGCGTCGGCAATGCCCTGCGCACGCTCGGCCACCGCCTCGACATCCGTCGGCCCCGCTTCGGCGATCCCCTCCCTGAAACACTCGACCGACATGCCGGCGCCGTGGTCTTCGGCGGCCCGATGAGCGCCAACGATCCCGACGATTACATCCGCCGCGAGATCGACTGGATCGAAATTCCGCTCCGCGAACAGCGGCCATTCCTCGGCATCTGCCTCGGCGCGCAGATGCTCGCGATGCAGCTTGGGGCACGCGTCGCGCCGCACGCGGATGCGCTGACTCAGATCGGTTACTACCCGATCCGACCGACCGCGGCGGGCCGCGCGCTCTGCCCGGACTGGCCCGAGCGGGTCTATCACTGGCACCGCGAGGGCTTTCAGTTGCCGCGCGGTGCCGAACTGCTGGCGGAAGGCGATGATTTTCCGATCCAGGCGTTTCGCACCGGCAATGCCTTCGGCGTGCAGTTCCATCCCGACGTGACCTACGCGATGATGCATTGCTGGACCACGCGCGGCTACGAGGGCCTCAGCGCGCCCGGTGCGCGCGAGCGGCATCACCATTTCGCGGACCGCGCCGTGTACGATGCCGCCGAACGCGCTTGGCTCGATCATTTCATCGGCGGCTGGCTGGCGCGCCGGCCGGTGCTGGCGCAAGCCGCCGAGTGA
- a CDS encoding enoyl-CoA hydratase: MAYEHILYEVSDKIATITLNRPDRMNAWTPTMERDVRHAMEASSADENVRVIVLTGAGRAFCAGADMDALKGLDPNDVRRASNLPPFDMNRRPDWQTRYGFYPSIGKPVIAMLNGATAGIGLVHALYCDLRFAADNTVFTTAFARRGLIAEHGISWMLPRIVGHANAMDLLLSARRVSSDEALRIGLVNRLCSPEKLREETYAYARDLADFVSPSAMAVIKRQLYEVPFQTLAEATIEANREMLVALNGSDFREGVASFMEKRPPRFTGK, encoded by the coding sequence ATGGCCTACGAACACATTCTCTATGAGGTGAGCGACAAGATCGCCACCATCACGCTCAATCGCCCCGACCGCATGAATGCGTGGACGCCGACCATGGAGCGCGACGTACGCCACGCGATGGAAGCATCCAGCGCCGACGAGAACGTCCGCGTCATCGTGCTGACAGGCGCGGGCCGCGCCTTCTGCGCCGGCGCCGACATGGATGCATTGAAGGGGCTCGATCCCAACGATGTCAGGCGCGCATCGAACCTGCCGCCGTTCGACATGAACCGGCGCCCGGACTGGCAGACGCGCTACGGCTTCTATCCGTCGATCGGAAAGCCCGTCATCGCCATGCTCAACGGTGCGACGGCGGGTATCGGCCTCGTCCACGCGCTCTATTGCGACCTGCGCTTTGCCGCTGATAACACGGTGTTCACGACAGCCTTCGCGCGGCGCGGGCTTATCGCCGAACATGGAATCTCCTGGATGCTGCCGCGCATCGTCGGCCATGCCAACGCGATGGATCTCTTGCTGTCGGCGCGGCGTGTTTCGAGCGATGAGGCACTGCGGATCGGATTGGTGAACCGGCTGTGCTCGCCCGAGAAGCTGCGCGAGGAAACCTATGCCTATGCGCGCGACCTCGCCGATTTCGTCTCGCCGAGTGCGATGGCGGTGATCAAGCGGCAGCTTTACGAGGTGCCGTTCCAGACGCTGGCCGAAGCCACGATCGAAGCCAATCGCGAGATGCTGGTGGCGCTGAACGGGAGTGACTTCCGCGAGGGGGTGGCGAGCTTCATGGAGAAGCGGCCGCCGCGATTTACGGGGAAGTAG
- a CDS encoding YggT family protein, with protein sequence MRAVLDIVIIVLDLYVWLLIASAILSWLIAFNVVNTRNQFVSAVAEFLYRITEPVLAPIRNLLPSLGGLDISPIILILLIMFIERVILYYIYPNVI encoded by the coding sequence ATGCGTGCCGTTCTCGACATCGTCATCATCGTGCTCGACCTCTACGTCTGGCTGCTGATCGCCTCCGCGATCCTGTCCTGGCTGATCGCCTTCAACGTCGTGAACACCCGCAACCAGTTCGTGTCGGCGGTGGCGGAGTTCCTGTACCGGATCACCGAACCGGTGCTGGCGCCGATTCGCAATCTGCTGCCCAGTCTCGGCGGCCTCGATATCTCGCCGATTATCCTGATCCTGCTCATCATGTTTATCGAGCGGGTGATCCTGTACTACATCTACCCGAACGTGATCTGA
- a CDS encoding DUF167 domain-containing protein, with product MVAREASREPWRYSAAGISIALRVTPRGGRDDINGIEQLADGRSVLKVRVRAIADGGEANKAVLVLLAKSLGVPTASVKLLSGATSRLKQIAIDGDPARLGEALRKLASAQSKD from the coding sequence TTGGTTGCAAGAGAAGCCTCTAGGGAGCCTTGGCGCTACTCGGCCGCTGGGATCAGCATCGCGCTGCGGGTAACGCCGCGCGGCGGCCGCGACGACATCAACGGGATCGAGCAATTGGCCGACGGCCGCAGCGTGCTCAAGGTGCGGGTGCGTGCGATCGCCGATGGCGGCGAGGCCAACAAGGCCGTTCTGGTGCTGCTGGCGAAATCGCTTGGCGTGCCCACGGCCAGCGTCAAGCTGCTATCCGGAGCCACCTCGCGGCTGAAGCAGATCGCGATCGACGGCGATCCGGCGCGGCTTGGCGAAGCGCTGCGCAAGCTCGCCTCGGCCCAATCGAAAGACTGA